A window of the Dermatophagoides farinae isolate YC_2012a chromosome 2, ASM2471394v1, whole genome shotgun sequence genome harbors these coding sequences:
- the LOC124499534 gene encoding replication termination factor 2: MGCDGGTIPRRDELVRTKKKKEAKDKEAEIAAKWKYCAISSKDLTKPIVSCELGRLYNKDAVIEYLLNKEAPNSSLLSHIRNLKDVVTLKLTPKSNDEKASTESNGTNDYKFVCPIVGLEMNGKYKFMYFRTCGCVVSERAIKEVKSQVCLSCNKPFTDDDLIVLNGDDDEIDDLKNRMTIRRNKLKEEKKRKRMKNEDSINGKAKMAKSDESVASTSSSTQSDNVVKTSSLSVLSEKASKNYSVNKDPNASEAYKSLFTSHESAKNRPKAHWVTFNPCYN; encoded by the coding sequence atgggTTGTGATGGCGGAACCATTCCACGTCGTGATGAACTCGTTCgaaccaaaaagaaaaaagaagcTAAAGATAAAGAAGCTGAAATAGCTGCTAAATGGAAATATTGTGCTATATCATCGAAAGATTTGACCAAACCAATTGTTTCTTGTGAACTTGGTCGACTTTATAACAAAGATGCAGTCATCGAATATTTGTTGAATAAAGAGGCACCAAACTCATCCTTGTTAAGTCATATTCGTAATCTTAAAGATGTGGTTACATTGAAATTGAcaccaaaatcaaatgatgaaaaagctTCGACAGAATCAAACGGAACcaatgattataaatttgtttgtcCAATCGTTGGTTTGGAAATGAATGGCAAATATAAATTCATGTATTTTCGAACCTGTGGCTGTGTCGTTTCAGAAAGAGCCATTAAAGAAGTGAAAAGTCAAGTCTGTTTATCATGTAATAAACCattcactgatgatgatttaattgtTCTCAATGGTGACGATGACGAAATCGATGATCTTAAAAATCGTATGACAATCAGACGCAATAAGcttaaagaagaaaaaaaacgtaaaagaatgaaaaatgaagattCAATAAATGGTAAAGCTAAAATGGCTAAATCGGATGAATCTGTTgcttcaacatcatcatcaacacaatcAGATAACGTGGTGAAAACATCCTCACTATCAGTCCTTTCGGAGAAGGCAtcgaaaaattattctgttAATAAAGATCCAAATGCTAGCGAGGCATATAAATCACTATTCACATCACATGAAAGCGCCAAAAATAGGCCGAAAGCACATTGGGTTACATTTAATCCATGTTACAACTAA
- the PCB gene encoding LOW QUALITY PROTEIN: pyruvate carboxylase (The sequence of the model RefSeq protein was modified relative to this genomic sequence to represent the inferred CDS: deleted 1 base in 1 codon): MSRILYHRNFLKNNFFIVQKHLYNQRNLNFRYFSSEINPIKKVLVANRGEIAIRIFRACTELGIRSVAIYSEQDKMHMHRLKADEAYLIGAGLAPVQAYLNIPEIVRTAKENNVDAIHPGYGFLSERSDFCRACIDNNIKFIGPSPDIMARMGDKVEARKAAIEAGVQVVPGTDNPITTVDEAMEFVEKYKLPIIFKAAYGGGGRGMRVVRKESELKENFERASSEALSAFGNGALFIEKFIEHPRHIEVQILGDKYGDIVHLYERDCSIQRRHQKIIEMAPSPSIDPTVREKILKDAVKITKHVGYQNAGTVEFLLDSDGSHYFIEVNARLQVEHTVTEEITGIDIVQKQIRIAEGNSLASLGLNQDKIRIDGTAIQCRVTTEDPAKNFQPDFGRIEVFRSGEGFGIRLDGASAFSGAIISPYYDSLLVKVIAKAPNIESASRKMTRALREFRVRGVKTNIPFLLNVLNNERFLKNDYDTNFIDTHPQLFHFEPSQNRAQKLLYYLANVMVNGPSTPLATKLKPAEITPEVPINDTSQEIFSGWKDILDREGPKAFAKAVREHKNLLLMDTTFRDAHQSLLATRVRTYDLLRISPYVSQNFNKLFSLENWGGATFDVAMRFLHEDPWERLQQMRQLIPNIPFQMLLRGANAVGYTSYPDNLVYKFCELAKQNGMDIFRVFDSLNYVPNILVGMEAAGQAGGVVEAAISYTGDVSDPNRTKYNLDYYLKIADELVKAGAHVLCIKDMAGLLKPQAAKILVSALRSRYPDLPIHIHTHDTAGAAVASMIECAKAGADIVDVAVDSMSGMTSQPSMGAVTASLERTPYDTELDLSHVSAYSAFWEQTRTLYAPFECTTTMKSGNSDVYLNEIPGGQYTNLQFQAYSLGLESRFQQVKKAYAEANKLLGDLIKVTPSSKVVGDFAQFMVQNNLTASDIEQKAEELSFPSSVVEFMQGFIGEPHGGFPEPLRSKILKGLSPISGRPGQHLAPLNFIQLKDELIEKHTSPISDTDVISAAMYPKVCDDYSNFREEFGPVALLDTRIFLTGPKVGEEFEVVLEKGKTLHIKTLAVSEIRSKTGEREVFFELNGQLRTVLVKDKTVKQEIVSNPKALKGVKGSVGSPMPGSVISVKVKVGDKVAKGQPLIVLSAMKMEMVVQSPVSGTVKRILAQKDMKLEGDDLIMDIEVDN; encoded by the exons ATGTCTCGCATCTTATATCATCGTAATTTTCTGAAGAATAACTTTTTCATTGTACAGAAACATTTGTACAATCAacgaaatttaaattttcgttatttttcatcagaaATAAATCCAATTAAAAAGGTTTTAGTTGCCAATCGAG GAGAGATTGCCATTCGTATATTTCGAGCATGTACAGAATTGGGAATCCGTTCGGTGGCCATTTACTCGGAGCAGGATAAAATGCACATGCATAGGCTTAAAGCTGATGAAGCCTATTTGATTGGAGCTGGATTAGCTCCAGTTCAAGCTTATCTAAACATTCCTGAAATTGTACGTAcagcaaaagaaaataatgttGACGCCATTCATCCTGGCTATGGTTTTCTTTCGGAACGATCCGATTTTTGTCGTGCCTGTATTGATAACAATATTAAATTTATCGGACCCAGTCCGGATATTATGGCTAGAATGGGTGATAAAGTTGAAGCTCGTAAAGCTGCCATTGAAGCTGGTGTGCAAGTTGTTCCCGGTACTGATAATCCAATTACGACAGTGGATGAAGCTATggaatttgttgaaaaatataaattgcCAATCATTTTTAAAGCAGCGTATGGTGGTGGCGGAAGAG GTATGCGTGTGGTGCGCAAAGAAAgtgaattgaaagaaaatttcgaaCGTGCTTCCTCTGAAGCATTGTCTGCATTCGGAAATGGAGCactttttattgaaaaattcattgaacatCCCCGACATATTGAGGTTCAAATATTAGGTGATAAATATGGTGATATCGTACACCTTTATGAACGTGATTGTAGTATTCAACGACGTCATcagaaaataattgaaatggcGCCTTCGCCATCAATTGATCCTAcagtgagagagaaaattctTAAAGATGCTGTCAAAATCACCAAACACGTGGGCTATCAAAATGCCGGAACTGTTGAATTTCTGCTTGATTCGGATGGATCACATTATTTTATAGAAGTAAATGCTAGGCTTCAAGTTGAGCATACGGTAACTGAAGAGATTACTGGAATCGACATTGTACAAAAACAGATTCGAATTGCTGAAGGAAATTCTCTAGCCAGTCTTGGCTTGAATCAAGACAAAATTCGAATTGATGGAACGGCCATTCAATGTCGAGTTACTACAGAAGATCCAgctaaaaattttcaacctGATTTTGGAAGAATCGAAGTTTTCCGTAGTGGTGAAGGTTTTGGTATTCGTCTCGATGGTGCATCTGCATTTTCCGGTGCTATCATATCGCCTTATTATGACTCGTTGTTAGTTAAAGTGATAGCCAAAGCTCCAAATATAGAATCTGCATCTCGTAAGATGACTCGAGCTTTGAGAGAATTCAGAGTTCGAGGAGTAAAGACTAACATACCGTTTTTATTGAATGTGTTGAATAATGAACGTTTTTTGAAGAATGATTATGACACAAATTTTATCGATACACATCCACAATTGTTTCACTTTGAACCAAGCCAAAATCGTGCACAAAAGCTTCTTTATTATCTTGCCAATGTAATGGTCAACGGTCCATCTACGCCTTTAGCAACTAAATTAAAGCCTGCAGAAATAACACCAGAAGTTCCTATAAATGATACATCACAAGAAATATTTTCCGGTTGGAAAGATATACTCGATCGAGAAGGTCCTAAAGCTTTTGCCAAGGCTGTTCGTGAACATAAGAATCTTTTGTTGATGGATACAACTTTTCGTGATGCCCATCAATCTTTATTGGCAACACGAGTACGAACATACGATTTACTTCGCATAAGTCCTTATGTTTctcaaaatttcaacaaattatTCAGTTTAGAGAATTGGGGTGGTGCAACCTTTGATGTGGCAATGCGTTTTCTTCATGAAGATCCATGGGAAAGATTGCAACAAATGAGACAATTAATACCAAATATTCCTTTTCAAATGTTATTGAGAGGTGCCAATGCTGTTGGTTATACATCATATCCGGATAATTTGGTCTACAAATTCTGCGAACTTGCCAAACAA aATGGAATGGATATCTTCAGGgtgtttgattcattgaattatgTGCCAAACATTTTGGTCGGAATGGAAGCAGCAGGTCAAGCAGGTGGTGTAGTTGAAGCAGCCATTTCTTATACTGGTGATGTTTCCGATCCAAATCGGACTAAATATAACCTCGATTATTATCTGAAAATTGCCGATGAGCTTGTCAAAGCTGGAGCACATGTTTTATGTATCAAAGATATGGCTGGTTTACTAAAACCACAAGCTGCAAAAATTTTAGTTTCAGCACTTCGATCACGCTATCCGGATTTACCGATTCACATTCATACACATGATACTGCCGGTGCTGCAGTCGCTTCCATGATAGAATGTGCCAAAGCTGGAGCTGACATTGTCGATGTTGCAGTCGATTCAATGTCTG gAATGACCTCTCAACCAAGTATGGGAGCCGTTACAGCTTCATTGGAACGAACTCCTTATGACACGGAATTAGATTTAAGCCATGTCAGTGCCTATTCAGCCTTTTGGGAACAAACTCGCACATTATATGCTCCATTTGAATGTACAACGACAATGAAAAGTGGAAACTCTGATGtctatttgaatgaaattccaGGTGGTCAATACACTAATCTTCAATTTCAGGCTTATTCATTGGGGCTTGAATCGCGATTTCAACAAGTCAAAAAAGCATATGCCGAAGCTAACAAACTGTTGGGTGATTTAATAAAAGTCACGCCATCATCCAAAGTTGTTGGTGACTTTGCACAATTTATGGTTCAAAATAATCTTACTGCAAGCGATATCGAACAAAAAGCAGAAGAATTAAGTTTTCCAAGTTCGGTTGTTGAATTCATGCAAGGTTTTATTG gtGAACCACATGGAGGCTTTCCCGAACCATTGCGTAGTAAAATTCTTAAAGGCCTTTCCCCTATAAGTGGCCGTCCAGGACAACATTTAGCaccattgaatttcattcaactcAAGGATGAATTGATCGAAAAACATACATCGCCTATATCAGATACTGATGTTATTAGTGCCGCCATGTATCCCAAAGTTTGTGATGATTAT TCAAATTTCCGAGAAGAATTTGGTCCTGTCGCTTTACTTGacacaagaatttttttgaccGGTCCCAAAGTTGGCGAAGAATTCGAG GTTGTTttagaaaaaggaaaaaccCTTCATATCAAAACTTTGGCAGTTTCCGAAATCAGATCAAAAACCGGCGAAAGAGAAgtcttttttgaattaaatggACAATTACGAACTGTATTGGTCAAAGATAAAACCGTTAAACAG GAAATCGTTTCGAATCCTAAAGCATTAAAAGGAGTGAAAGGATCTGTTGGATCACCGATGCCTGGAAGTGTAATAAGTGTCAAAGTTAAAGTTGGCGATAAAGTTGCAAAAGGTCAACCATTGATCGTATTGAGtgcaatgaaaatggaaatggtgGTTCAATCACCAGTTAGTGGAACAGTCAAACGTATTCTTGCACAAAAAGATATGAAATTAGAGGGTGATGATCTCATCATGGACATTGAAgttgataattga
- the LOC124499752 gene encoding tRNA-queuosine alpha-mannosyltransferase has product MTNKKQQPSPMNERRILIIEPFYGGSHKRFIETLLPLSVDYDSVLAHTLPRSNHNNEINNDKNQQQLNHHSSKISANFSSNKPSKLPLGSKSSSSSKWPRFKFTLVEMSAKKWHWRSRTSALYLSRVIIDNADQHFDVLFTSSILNLAELIALRPDIARIAWKIIYFHENQLAYPIQHHKERDFQYGYNQILSSLVADKIVFNSKYNRTSFIGNIRTFLKMMPDYRPPDIDQMIASIEQKSRILYYPIRFNNIPLMHAQRREKKILHIIWPHRWEHDKNPEAFFNILYRLKEERQIPFKLSVLGENYSEVPKIFVEAKTRLAEQIVHWGYVESKQDYYEVLASGNCCISTALHEFFGISMLEAAYCGCYPLCPSRLVYPEIFPAQYIYESDEELLLRLVEFGKQPDKIPLPLDIAYDVFDWIYCQDEYRSLFTKFNHLGDGGSDRSTPQHSPTQPALISTLTSKLKSSVMNHK; this is encoded by the exons atgaccaataaaaaacaacagccatCACCGATGAATGAAAGACGAATTCTTATAATTGAACCATTCTATGGTGGATCACATAAACGATTCATTGAAACATTGCTTCCATTATCAGTGGATTATGATTCAGTGTTGGCTCATACATTGCCTCGTtcgaatcataataatgaaattaataatgataaaaatcaacaacaattgaatcatcattcatcaaaaatatcGGCAAATTTTTCGTCAAATAAACCATCAAAACTTCCATTAggttcaaaatcatcatcgtcatcaaaatGGCCACGTTTCAAATTTACATTAGTCGAAATGTCGGCTAAAAAATGGCATTGGCGATCAAGAACTAGTGCACTGTATTTATCTCGTGTAATCATCGATAATGCTGATCAACattttgatgttttatttacatcatcaattttaaatcTTGCCGAATTGATTGCCTTACGGCCGGACATTGCTCGTATTGCatggaaaattatttattttcatgagAATCAATTAGCATATCCAATACAACATCATAAGGAACGAGATTTTCAATATGGTTATAATCAGATCCTTTCAAG tTTGGTTGCCGATAAGATCgtgttcaattcaaaatataaTCGTACATCATTCATTGGCAATATAAgaacatttttaaaaatgatgccTGATTATCGTCCACCGgatattgatcaaatgattgccagtattgaacaaaaatcacgTATACTTTATTATCCAATTCGTTTCAATAACATACCATTGATGCATGCACAGCGtcgtgagaaaaaaattttgcataTCATTTGGCCACATCGATG gGAGCATGATAAAAATCCGGAAgcatttttcaacattctTTATCGATTGAAAGAAGAACGGCAAATACCATTTAAATTATCAGTTCTTGGTGAAAACTATTCCGAAGTACCAA AAATATTTGTTGAAGCTAAAACACGTTTAGCCGAACAGATTGTTCATTGGGGTTATGTTGAATCCAAACAAGATTATTACGAAGTATTGGCCAGTGGTAATTGTTGCATATCGACAGCATTGCATGAATTTTTCGGCATTTCCAT gCTTGAAGCTGCCTACTGTGGTTGTTATCCATTATGTCCATCACGTCTAGTCTATCCAGAGATATTTccag CACAATATATCTATGAATCGGATGAAGAACTTTTATTGAGATTAGTAGAATTCGGCAAACAACCGGATAAGATTCCATTACCATTAGACATTGCCTATGATGTATTCGATTGGATCTATTGCCAGGATGAATATCGTTCATTGTTTACtaaatttaatcatttaGGTGATGGTGGCAGTGATCGTTCAACACCACAACATTCACCAACACAACCGGCATTGATATCAACATTaacatcaaaattgaaatcatcgGTTATGAatcataaatga
- the LOC124499751 gene encoding uncharacterized protein LOC124499751: MATLSPFIKTVPSSSSTSMITNHSGTITKTSPSGCLSLLSSDIEEDLGILDLNAREFNYICRQEYWLLNDDEYNPETNFSYDIVLEWIDGYTPMKSDEDYKKFFHVTNNDNNHHRFQHNLSINGHNSHRNHLTPINGYNRFDYLTKSSAISRTATITKRKIENINNNNDNQLNTPTDSSSMNTTVRYGTITKGMIARPFLTNNNHTREINRTFDKFESKVEFNESPTISSSDDNEQISTLNINTPSNNHNPINTNTITRTNRRVLNVSLDVVGRNHSNMQQRLECDLSNLSTSETDHGSDSNQANNLMTTSDDVVEEFGLSSDSGLTDNNDLKRPSLNRTFDRNNDDDDDSQIVNNYSQTLDASDRNYPTISRNTSGTLFLRREASQGQINNNRINNINNRTISRTPQPMKQVYLVSSNDDLLSSDCSTLSLRSSTMSGGRSEPNLLDAQKRTTNGSAQLSIHNKNQQQQPKPRLSQIQVIQAPKFQSRLMGPTGIAVPATNGNRISRIALPSINGVSSQPSLVNIRSSGIPGNKTTSIRSTNSFGSMGSIRDQQLRQNHPSQQQSNQFQMPRAVSQIEMNNDDDGQQQDFNGNNVQQQRFGMGLDRKSTFRVTNRTSSSPSSSSTLMAMTTMLDGQQYLNQKPVMNNQQTNDHFYISNWNGNHHFLDTSNGSRKQQEVDDVIAFQSMPYLSSNNNNNHRSSSPSSLSRNKKLPHSKQSSIVATKSAIAYRSLMPNECSNHNDDNITSICSDHTNNNNISNAAAKSIVLSSRIPGLMNNRLSIPVYGNNKGQLQRPNLINNYEQMPNQIKDSRMLNNCMESAPHVMVMPVVNIDKSTNLCRQQQQQQQQQHQQQQKQLNRTIITATAHHQPSRGFKINSCDGYEDNSWQDDCY, encoded by the exons ATGGCTACTTTATCACCGTTTATCAAAACGGtaccatcttcatcatcaacatcgatgaTTACGAACCATAGTGGAACCATTACGaaaacatcaccatcaggttgtctttcattattatcaagcGATATTGAAGAAGATTTAGGCATACTTGATTTAAATGCACGGGAATTTAATTATATTTGTCGCCAAGAATATTGGctattaaatgatgatgaatataatcctgaaacaaatttttcctATGATATTGTACTCGAATGGATTGATGGTTATACACCAATGAAATCTGATGAAGATtataagaaattttttcatgttaccaataatgataataatcatcatcgttttcaacataatttatcaataaatggACATAATTCTCATAGAAACCATTTGACGCCAA TAAATGGCTATAATCGTTTCGATTATCTTACAAAATCTTCGGCTATATCACGTACAGCAACCataacgaaaagaaaaattgaaaatatcaataataataatgataatcaattaaataCTCCTACCGATTCTTCGTCGATGAATACTACGGTACGTTATGGTACTATAACAAAAGGAATGATAGCACGTCCATTTTtgactaataataatcatactCGAGAAATAAATCGAACGTTTGataaattcgaatcaaaagttgaattcaatgaatcacCCACAATATCAAGTTcggatgataatgaacaaataagTACATTGAATATTAATACTCCTAGCAATAATCATAACCCAATAAATACGAATACGATAACAAGAACAAATCGTCGCGTATTAAATGTTTCTTTGGATGTTGTTGGACGTAACCATTCAAATATGCAACAACGTCTAGAATGTGATCTTAGCAATTTATCAACATCCGAAACGGATCACGGTAGTGATTCAAATCAGGCCAATAATCTAATGACAACATCGGACGATGTAGTCGAAGAATTTGGCCTTTCATCAGACAGTGGCCTTACAGACAATAATGATCTAAAACGACCATCATTAAATCGTACTTTTGACagaaacaatgatgatgatgatgatagccaAATTGTCAATAATTATAGCCAAACATTGGATGCATCTGATCGAAATTATCCAACAATTTCTCGAAATACTTCTGGTACTTTGTTTTTACGACGTGAAGCAAGTCAAGGACAGATTAATAACAATAgaattaataatataaataacCGAACTATAAGCAGAACACCACAACCAATGAAACAAGTATATCTGGTATCATCTAATGACGATCTTCTTAGTTCCGACTGTTCAACATTATCCTTaagatcatcaacaatgtcTGGTGGTCGTAGTGAACCGAATTTATTGGATGCACAAAAACGTACAACAAATGGCTCGGCTCAATTATCGAtccataataaaaatcaacaacaacagccaaaaCCTCGACTATCACAGATACAAGTGATCCAAGCACCGAAATTTCAAAGCCGCCTAATGGGTCCGACTGGTATAGCGGTACCTGCTACTAATGGTAATCGAATATCACGAATTGCACTACCATCGATAAATGGTGTTTCATCACAACCATCATTGGTAAACATTCGTAGCAGTGGCATTCCTGGAAATAAAACTACATCCATAAGATCTACCAATAGCTTTGGTAGTATGGGTTCAATACGTGATCAACAACTTCGTCAGAATCATCCatctcaacaacaatcaaatcaatttcaaatgccACGAGCTGTTAGCCAG attgaaatgaacaatgatgatgatggtcaacaacaagattttAATGGTAAcaatgttcaacaacaacgattcgGAATGGGATTGGATCGAAAATCTACATTTCGTGTAACTAATCGGACATcgtcatcgccatcatcatcatcgacattgaTGGCCATGACAACAATGCTTGATGGACAACAATATCTGAATCAAAAACCAGTTatgaataatcaacaaacaaatgatcatttttatatttcaaattggaatggaaatcatcattttttggaTACATCAAATGGTAGTCGAAAGCAACAGGAGGTAGATGATGTAATTGCATTTCAAAGTATGCCTTACTTATcgtcaaataataataataatcatcgatcgtcatcaccatcatcattgtctcGAAATAAGAAATTACCACATTCTaaacaatcatcgattgtgGCCACTAAATCTGCTATTGCTTATCGCTCATTGATGCCTAATGAATGTTCTAACCAtaacgatgataatattaCTTCTATTTGTTCTGATCATactaacaacaataatatcaGCAATGCAGCAGCTAAAAGCATCGTTTTATCATCTCGTATACCTGGATTAATGAACAATAG ATTAAGCATCCCAGTTTATGGAAACAACAAGGGACAATTACAACGGCCAAATTTAATCAACAATTACGAACAAATgccaaatcaaataaaagaCAGCCGAATGCTCAACAATTGCATGGAATCGGCGCCACACGTTATGGTAATGCCAGTGGTGAACATAgataaatcaacaaatctATGTcgacagcagcagcaacaacaacagcaacaacatcaacaacaacaaaaacaattgaatcgtACAATAATCACCGCCACTGcacatcatcaaccatcGAGAGGTTTCAAGATTAATAGTTGTGACGGCTACGAAGATAATTCATGGCAAGATGattgttattga
- the LOC124499533 gene encoding uncharacterized protein LOC124499533 — protein MTSLNEYIAKENKDVNEQFKYFDRLDKILKNLEKKSHQKTKLIIDQDAACDKKQMLSNKSSSDTIVEDKIDESADQNENDETKTKIESIDFERMKKIKDNVQSMKQRTKSPTPSQEKMEKYRRDLLKQIEDKKKSKKKQEEHIKNKEKSLENKIAQQRLAMYFEYLEERKKMDFITGPKMVMNNEKKEMKQKRSAKANRKEDVNGEINVNRSNEKEKKNDILDDDGQSNEGKSNDSVMKIKHKGMNLKYFSSCYSLIIFSPNIEYSSNILTDLNEVRRIMHTDHYELLEKLFDLNI, from the coding sequence atgactagtttaaatgaatatattgccaaagaaaataaagatgTTAACGaacaatttaaatattttgatcgattggataaaattctaaagaatttggaaaaaaaatcacaccaaaaaacaaaattgataattgatcaaGATGCTGCTTgtgacaaaaaacaaatgttgtCCAACAAATCATCGTCCGATACAATTGTTGAAGATAAAATTGACGAATCAGCTgatcaaaacgaaaacgatgaaacaaaaacgaaaatcgaatccattgattttgaacgaatgaaaaaaattaaagacaatgtacaatcaatgaaacaaagAACAAAATCACCGACACCatcacaagaaaaaatggaaaaatatcgTAGAGatttattgaaacaaattgaagataagaaaaaatcgaaaaagaaacaagaaGAACATATCAAAAATAAGGAGAAAAGTTTAGAGAATAAAATTGCTCAACAACGATTGGCAAtgtattttgaatatttagaagaaagaaaaaaaatggattttatTACTGGACCAAAGATGGTCAtgaataatgagaaaaaagaaatgaaacaaaaacgatcGGCTAAAGCGAATCGAAAGGAGGATGTGAATGGTGAAATTAATGTTAATCGATCaaatgaaaaggaaaaaaagaatgacatactggatgatgatggacaatcAAATGAGGGAAAATCCAATGATTCTGTAATGAAGATCAAACATAAAGgtatgaatttgaaatatttttcgtCATGTTATtcgttgattattttttcaccaaaCATAGAATATTCGTCGAACATTTTGACTGATTTGAATGAAGTGAGAAGAATAATGCATACtgatcattatgaattgCTTGAAAAactatttgatttgaatatctAA
- the LOC124499530 gene encoding estradiol 17-beta-dehydrogenase 2-like — translation MDDSTFYYGLSFLLLLISVIALFWSFFSALFLPTQWLTPVGKVILITGCDSGIGLEAAKYLHSKGSIIIATVLSISSPGALELKTKFNDDRICLIELDLDDITDSDRPIKKIQKFLDDRKYELHALINNAGICVVGEFDFQTFKQIEKQINVNFLGTINLIKYLLPIIIKSQGRIINLSSVNAIVPFPGVSVYSATKKAIETFTESLSIELKKFNIKTVCLRLGDYAKLTNIMVNHKKIMQDQLESFDESKRQLYDGYFQKYHESVMKNFGMFSPKSYALSSLFDDFEEAVYAVNPRTHIISAKFTYKLLIYFLYYVPFNIRCFLFNKFNSATLK, via the exons ATGGACGATTCAACATTTTATTATGGACTAAGTTTTTTACTTTTGCTCATCAGTGTTATCGCACTATTTTGGAGCTTTTTTTCTGCCTTATTTTTGCCTACTCAATGGTTGACACCAGTTGGCAAAGTAATTCTAATTACAGGGTGTGATTCCGGTATCGGATTGGAAGCAGCTAAATATTTACATTCAAAAGGTTCGATTATAATTGCAACAGTTCTTTCGATATCAAGCCCCGGTGCATTGGAATTGAAAACCAagttcaatgatgatcgaatctGTTTGATTGAACTTGATTTGGATGACATTACTGATTCGGATAGACCGattaaaaaaatccaaaaatttCTTGATGATCGAAAATATG AACTTCATGCATTAATCAACAATGCCGGTATATGTGTTGTCggagaatttgattttcaaacattcaaacaaatcgaaaaacaaattaatgtAAATTTTCTTGGTACTATCAATCtgataaaatatttattgccaatcattatcaaatcacAAGGTCGTATTATCAATTTAAGCTCAGTGAATGCTATTGTACCATTTCCTGGTGTTAGTGTTTATTCAGCCACTAAAAAAGCAATCGAAACATTCACcgaatcattatcgattgaattgaaaaaatttaatataaAAACTGTTTGCTTACGATTGGGTGATTATGCTAAGCTAACCAATATTATGgtcaatcacaaaaaaattatgcaaGATCAACTGGAAAGTTTCGATGAATCAAAACGACAATTGTACGATggttattttcaaaaatatcatgaatctgtaatgaaaaattttggaatGTTCAGTCCGAAAAGCTATgccttatcatcattgtttgatgattttgaagaaGCTGTCTATGCTGTGAATCCTCGAACTCATATAATTAGCGCAAAATTTACATATAAACTATTGATctattttttgtattatgTTCCATTCAATATAAgatgttttttgttcaacaaattcaattctgcaaccttaaaataa